Proteins from a genomic interval of Pseudomonas sp. RC10:
- a CDS encoding IS3 family transposase (programmed frameshift) — protein sequence MIKYTEQFKLTAVTAYLNGTNGFRTVARHFGIDFSLLRRWVASYRTGNSIKPMSYARRYSEDFKRQVLTYMHEHRLSLRQTAAHFDLGRSSLIGIWQRQYYSDSPVTPTAIQPADTPMKIKPAKPTDTNDAQKPREQLMAELEYMRMENAVLKELGPARGKGANTGEKVLIVRKLKHRFPLPDLLELVGLARSTFYYQVKAEQKPDRHAALKERVQQEYHKQRGLYGYRRIALALRKEGTLVNKKVIERLMAEQGLQSVVRPKKYRSYRGTVGKIAANLLERNFHAPRPKQKWVTDVTEFKVGQQKLYLSPVMDLYNGEIIAYETASRPYYELVGNMLDKALACLGDAPKLVVHSDQGWHYQQPRYRHALSEKGVKQSMSRKGNCLDNAAMESFFGTLKSEFFYLKRFESVEELKVGLDEYIHYYNHDRIKLRLNGMSPVEYRTQAAA from the exons GAACGGCACCAACGGCTTCCGAACAGTGGCCAGACATTTTGGCATCGACTTCAGTCTCCTTCGACGCTGGGTCGCCAGTTATCGGACTGGCAACAGCATCAAGCCAATGTCGTATGCGCGGCGGTACAGCGAGGATTTCAAGCGCCAAGTCTTGACCTACATGCATGAGCATCGACTTTCGCTACGCCAGACCGCTGCGCATTTTGACCTTGGGCGGTCCTCCCTGATAGGCATCTGGCAACGCCAGTATTACAGTGACAGTCCTGTCACCCCTACTGCCATCCAGCCAGCCGACACGCCCATGAAAATCAAACCCGCCAAACCCACCGACACCAACGATGCACAAAAGCCACGAGAGCAGTTGATGGCTGAACTTGAGTACATGCGCATGGAGAACGCTGTCCTAAAGGAGCTC GGCCCTGCGCGAGGAAAAGGAGCGAACACGGGGGAAAAAGTCCTGATCGTCCGCAAACTCAAGCACCGATTCCCATTGCCCGACCTCCTTGAGCTGGTCGGGCTGGCACGCAGCACCTTCTATTACCAGGTCAAGGCTGAGCAGAAACCGGACCGGCATGCGGCGCTCAAGGAACGGGTGCAGCAGGAATATCACAAGCAGAGAGGGCTGTATGGCTATCGGCGTATTGCGCTTGCGCTCAGAAAGGAAGGAACGCTGGTCAACAAGAAGGTCATCGAACGGCTGATGGCCGAACAGGGTTTGCAATCGGTCGTACGGCCCAAGAAATACCGTTCCTACCGGGGGACTGTTGGCAAAATCGCCGCGAACCTGCTGGAGCGTAATTTTCATGCACCCCGGCCAAAACAGAAGTGGGTAACCGACGTCACCGAGTTCAAAGTGGGTCAGCAGAAGCTCTACTTGTCTCCTGTGATGGATTTGTACAACGGCGAAATCATCGCGTACGAAACAGCCAGTCGGCCTTACTACGAATTGGTGGGGAACATGCTCGACAAGGCGTTGGCTTGCTTGGGAGACGCGCCCAAACTGGTCGTTCATTCGGACCAGGGGTGGCACTACCAACAGCCACGCTATCGCCACGCACTCAGCGAAAAAGGCGTGAAGCAGAGCATGTCCCGCAAAGGCAATTGCCTGGATAATGCGGCGATGGAGAGTTTTTTCGGCACGCTGAAGTCAGAGTTTTTCTACCTGAAGCGTTTCGAGAGTGTGGAAGAATTGAAGGTCGGCCTGGATGAGTACATTCATTACTACAACCATGACCGCATCAAGCTGAGGCTCAATGGCATGAGTCCTGTTGAATACAGGACTCAGGCTGCGGCGTAA